The Bosea sp. AS-1 region ACGCGACCATCGGCGTCAAACACCGGGCCGCCGCTCATCCCAGGCGCAACTGTGGCGTCAACCACCATGACGCTTTCCAGACCGCCGACCTTTCGGGCCTTGCCTGCGATTCGTCCGTATGTCGTGATGAATTCAAGGCTGGCTGGGTTCCCAGCCAGCGACACATTCTCGCCGACTGCGGGCTCGCGGCAGCCAAGGCTTGCAACGGAAATGCCCATCTCGTCTTTGATGCGCAGAAGAGCGACGTCGAAGTCAGCGTTAATCCAAAGCACGCGCGCCGCGCGCTCCTTGTCGTCATCCGACTTGACGGTTACGGCCGCGCCGCCAGCAACCACATGCGCCGCCGTGACGATATAGCCGTCTCCGATATATGCCCCGCTTCCGTGCCCTCCGCCTGTGCGGAGCAGCACCGTCGCGCCCGCCAGCTTTACCGCGGGAACGTCGGCAAGGGCAGCATATTCAATGGCGGGCGGCTGGTCGGCGGCTACCAGAGCCGGGGACCCCGCAGCGCAGGAAGCCAGGACAGCACACAAGGCCGTAGACATCAGAAGCTTGCGCATGGGAGTCGCCCTTGGTTAAGACGACTCCGTTATAGCGATGTTTGACGTCAAAAGTCAAGTACTCGTGCGCCGTGGCGCCCGCCCCTCGATCACCCGATCCAGCCGTTCGGTCACGTGCGCGAGCGTGTCGGAAATTCCCTTGATAGCCGCCATAATCTGCTCAGTCTGCTCTCGCAGCCCAGCCTTTGACACGTAAACTTCCGCAACATGGAGTTTGTGGGCGGCCAAGGAGTCCGCAAGGACGTCAACCTTTGTCGATGCCAGTACGGCCGCCTGCATGGCGTCCTGCTTCGCGCGTTGAATTGCCCCGTCTATCTTCCACCAAACGCCCCACAAGGCGCCAAGCACTGTCAAGGCAAAGCCGACTACGGCCATAAGCTCCGGACCGCTCATCGAGGCACCGGAAGGCCAATGACGCCAACAACTGCTTTATGCCGCGCCCGGCATGAGACGAGTTCGCGTCTATCCGAGCCCCAAAGGTTGACGACGTCCTTCTCTGTCAAGCGACGCTTTGGAATCGAAACTGGGCCGCTGCACTCCTTGCGCATCTCATCCGACAACTTCGGCACGACTAATTCAGTCCTAATCACCGGCTTATCGGATCTCGTCGAGCAGCCCGCCGCGCTCAGCGCTAACGCCGCAACCATCGCCATCAGGCAACGCTTCATTCTTGTTCCTCAGTTTTTCATATGCGTCAGCTGCGGCTGCGTCTGCGGCGCCCCGTGCCGCTTCGGCGTCAATGACTCGCTCTGCGATTGTGGCGCGCTCTTTTTCTGCAGCAGCGTTGCTTGTGGCGATTTGCTCGCGCCAATAGGAATCGCGGGTTTCGATTGCAGATGCGACGGCGGCCTCTCGCGCATTGTCGATCGCTGCCATCCCGCGCCAGAAGCCTAGTCCTGCAAGCGCTAGGACGGCGGCGACGACTAGCGCATAGAACGCCGGCTTGCTCAGTGTCAGTCCGAACATCAAAGCCCAGCCTCACACAGTTCCTGCTCGCCGATACGGGTCGCGTCGCCGTTCGTGCGGCGCTTGACGAGGCCTCCGACAACCTCACCACCGGCTCGGTTAAACCGTGTCATGGCCTGGCAGCTCTCTTTGTAACGGCCCTCTCGAGCCAGGCGCGCCGCAGTGGAATTGCAAACCTCACCGACACCGACATTGTAGGACAGCGACACTGCGGCGGCCTGCCAACTTAAGGGCTTGTCTTCGAACCTAGCGATGCATCTAGTCAGCGGAATGTAGAAATCCTGCATGACGCGCTTATCAAGCATCGCGTCACACTCCGCTTTCGTTTTGACCATGCCCGCCGTGACGCCCTTGGTCTCGCCGTAGCAAATGTCCCAGATTTTCGCGTACCGATCCCAGTGGCTCTTTAGGACAAGCCCCTCCCATGGCTGGATCAACGCCGTCGTCGCGAGCGCGACCGCTCCGACCGCGCCAGCTAGCGCGGCCTTCGCTCTCTTACTCATCCAATTTTCCTGAAAGTTCGGGCTGGGCCAGCAACCTGGCGATGGTCGCACCAAGCGACACAAGGGCCGCCAGCGCAGCAAAAAGCCCGCGGTGGAATGGCGGGCTGTCGAAAAACATCGGCAATATGAATTCAATGGCGCCGAGGACTGCAGCCGCCACGTTGAGCTTTATGCTCCACGCATAGCGCAGCACCTCGCGCCAGTTATGGACGCGGGTCATGTGTTCCTAGAAAAAAGTGAGCCGTTGGTGCGCGCGGTGGCTCTGATTTGCTGAAGGACCAGGCAAAAAAGTGGACGAATGGGCGTTGACTTAGCCAATTCGGGATGTAGATTTTCGCCAATCAAACTTGATTAGACGGGGCGGCGGATGAGCGAGACCTCCTTCAGCGAGGACGTCGGTGCGTTATTAGACGATTTAATCGATCGCCTGAAATCCAGGGCCGTGAAAGTGGCCCGCAGCGCCCTTCTATCCCTCTCGGCAGTGGTTGTCGCGACCAGCCAGACCTTCTTCGACTACTCGGCTTGGCGGGTCGGACTTATTGTTTTTCTTCTCAGTTCATTTCGCCACACAAGCTGGCTTGCAGTCGCAATCCTGGCGTGGCTGGTTGTCCTTTACTTTGCTCCGCCCGACATCGCATCCCGGATCGCAATCGTCGCCGCGGCGACGAAGTGATATGCGCAAGGGGCGTCTCGACAGTGTAGTTAAGATTGAATAACAACGTTGCGCGCCGTTTGGTTGACCCGGCGGCGCGCCTAGGTCAGGGTGGGAAGCGACATGAGCGCCTATGATGAGCGCCTGATTGAATGGGCGATGCGAGAAGCCGAGCGCGTCTTGGAGGGACTGTCCATCACGAGCGCCTTGAATGGAACAGATGCCCGCGCTTTCGTACAGCATAAGCTGAAATTCTCCCTCATCGCCTCCGTTCAAAACGCCGACAAGATTGAGAAACAGGTACGAGCACAGATCCGTGCGAGCCAACCGGTCTAGCCCTCACGCCCACTCACGAAGTGGTGGCCGGGGACACAGAGGCGCTTCAGGAACTGCATGGCTCGAATCGTCATGTCGCGACTGACGCCGTCGCGAGCGATGGCGAAATTGATGTCGTCGGCGCGCGGCAAGGTGCGCATTTCCGCTTCTATCTCGCGAGCGAAACCCTTGATCTCGTCAAGGGCGCCCTTCTTCACGATCCAGACCTCATCTGGTGTGTAAGGGCTGCGGACGTTCCCGCCCCTGACCTCAACCTTACCGCTGGCGCGCCGCACGATCTGCGCCTCGAACAGGTCGATCCTGTCCGCTGAAGCGCAACGTAAAGCCCATACTGCCATCGTTAACCCCTCTCAAAGAAATTGCGACCTGCCGTTAGCGCCAAGCGCGCCGATAAACCCGCCGGACATGTTCAGGAACAGGTCGTAGAAGTCAAAAGATGTAGCGGCGACGAGGTTGACGCACTTGCCCTGGATCGTGACATCGACGGCATTCGTCAAATTCAGTTCATTGCCCACCGTCAGAGCCCGGATATCGAGCTGTGTCGTGTTGGTGTTAGCGGCGCCGCCGCCCCCGACATATACGTTGTTGCCGAGCGAGCCTGTGCCTGAATAGATGCCGAGATTGCTGATGTCGCCCTGAACAACATTGAAGAAACCGACCGCGTAACCGCCTGCCGCACCGCACTTGAAGATCTGGATATTGCGGCCGGAAACGACGCGCAGACCCTGTGGGCTGGTGCGGGACTGCCCGTTGCAGACCAGGCCGGATCCCCAAAACCCAGAGCCGATCGCCGTGCAGTAAATGTCCTCGACCTCGAACTGATCGGGCTGCCCGGTCGCATCCCCCTGCAGGTTCATTGCGGAGACGTTTGTCGAGAAGCCGTCCTCGCGCATAAGGGTCAGATGGCGCCATGCGCCTCCGGTAAAATCCCCCGCCCCGTTGCAGTAGAGCAGATTACCGGCCGCCGACGAGATGATTTTACCCGCCTGCGAATGGATGCCCTCGATCGTCATGCCGGAGAGCTTGGCCGGATCGATGACGGTCTTGGCCAGCCACGACCCAGGCGGGATCAGTACGCGACCGCGCCCATAGGCCGCGCGCAGCCGATCAAGGCCGATCGTCAGAGCCGGAACGATGTCTGAGCCAATATTGACCCCAGTCCGCTGCGTCCACGCTCCAGCGCCGTATTGCTCATCCATCAGGTCGCGCAGGTCGATCGTGCAGTCTTTCGGCGCAGCCCAGGCATGGATGTACGTGCTCGACGCGGCGTCCCAGAACAGCCCCTTACCATCGGCCCGTAGCGAGGTGTTGACGTCTGATGCCAAACCGACGGTTATCGCCCTCCACGAGCCACCGCCAGATAGAAACTTGGCGGCATCCCCCGCGGCCGGCGCCGGAACAAGCCCCTTCGTGCCGCCCGATCCGCTGTCGCCCACCACGGCGCTAAGGAGCGCCGTTGCCTGAGATCCAGTCAGGTCTTCAGGATCGCCCGTTCCTGCGGTCGCGCGGCCCTTGAACGTACCATCAGCCATATTGGCGAGCTTGGCATTGCTGACGGCGTCATTATCGATCGTCCACGCCGCGCCGGCCCCCGACACGACGACATCGCCCTTGTCGCCGTCGGTAACCGAACCCGAGGGGCCTTGCGGGCCTCGGATATCGACTGCGCTGGCGATGCTTGAAACAAGCCCCGTCGGCCCGACATAGTCACCCGACGCGGGCTTTGTGCCTGCTCCCCCGACCCAGTCCGAAACCTGAAGGACACGCCGAGCGCTATCCGTGACTACGGCAAGCACGGGCGACCAGCCTTTGTCGCCTTGTGCGCCAGTATTGCCGGTGTTTCCAATCGTTCCTTGCGGGCCGCGGATGTCGACGGCGTCAACGATGTTGGACACCAGTCCAGTGGCACCGACATATGCTCCGACAACCGGCTTGGTTCCCGCACCGCCGACCCAGTCTGCAACTTGCAGAACGCGACGAGCGCCGTCTGAAATCGCAGCGAAGGCTGGCGACCAACCCTTGTCGCCCTGAACGCCTTTTGGTCCGACGGGTCCGATGGCACCGGTAGCAGTGACAACGGCGGTGTTATTGCCCCACGTAACAAAAGCCTTACGGTCCTTGACGCCGCCGACCAGCCGCCCAGGCAGGTCCAGAACAAACCGCACAGCCATAATGCGAGCATGCGTGCCCCCGGTGATATCGACCACGTCCGCCGTGTACTCCCCCCGCGGCCAACCGGTCATGCCGTCCTTGGCATAGGCCACCTCGAGCACATTCGTGCCGGTGATGGTAATGCCGCTGCCGTTGGTAAGTGTGGCCCTAATGGTGCCGGAGGCCCTGTCTTTAATCAGAACCTGAAAGTTGCGACCCGATAGATCGAGGCCGGAAAATTCAAGAACGTAACTAAGGTCTTCGTCAGTCGAAATCGGAAAGAAGAAAATGTCTTTGATCATTAACTTAAGATAGTCCAGTTACGTCTATAGCGGCGTAAAGCCCGAGATTTGTGTAAGCGCCGGCAGTAGCGAAAGCGCCTCCAAGCATTGTGTAAGACGGAGTTATCACGTTGCCACTGGTTCTCAGGCAATACATGAGATTTCTGTATCCAACCCCGCCAATGAAATCACTGCAGAGAGGATTTGAAAGAATAACTGGGACGTAGGATTTGCCGGAAGCACCCGTGAATCCAACAGAACAATTATTCACGGCGCCAAGCTTCATAACTGGAGCATCGGAGTGAAACGTTCTAATCCCAGACGCGTTAAAGACCTCAAGCCCTACGTTGGAATAGGACGCGTCCATAGTGTCGAAAATATAGAATTGGACTGTCTCAGTTACGGCTGTTGCCCCGGGGACAATAAAAATCCAGTTGAACGTCCAATTCGTACCGTCATAGTATTGATGTGTCTTGGCTGGAATTAGCTGCTCCGCCTTGCACCCGATAAGAAGTGCAGCAGACCCGGGAACAGTCATGGAATACGTCATCCCGGCATAGCCAGGCGGGTTTGGTGGGGATGTATAGTAAGCAGTAATCGTTGCCGGAATAACCTGCCTAAACCCGTAGTTCCTCCAGTTTTCGTCAACCTGGACGGTATTATCTGTATTGAAAACAGTTAGACCAGCCGGCACTCAATAAACACCATATTGGATCACCTGCGTACCAACAAACGAAGGAATCGAGTAAGATAAAACGTTACCGGATATAATTACCGATGGCGGATATAGGGTTTCGCCAGGGAAATAAGAACTACCGCCAGAGTTGAACGCATTGCCCATCCAGAACGGAGTTCCGGTTAGTAAGCCGTCGTTCGTAATAGAGCCTGAAGTCCCGGCTCCTGCAATAATAGGATCACCCAAAAACCGCAGGAGCCGTTCGCTAATATCAACCTTCAGATTTCCGAACTGATCGAAAATCTGTAACCCTTGAGGCATTTACCAGATACCCAATCTCACTCGCAGAACGTTGCTAGCGTCGTATACCTGTAATAGAGTGTTGGTGATAACCAGCCTAGCTCCTGTTGCTGCATTTTTAATGGTGACTGTTCCATCAGCGGCGACGGAAAATCTGCCGTTGATGTCCATTGCGCCAGCCGTTACATAGCCCATATTGGCGGTAATCGCCGACAACTCGTCGACATTCATAGCCGTTGCGGTGATCGCTCCGGCCTGCACTGCGGCTGCAGTAATGCTGTTGGCCACATAATCTGCAGCCGCCGCCGGTTCCCACGCCGTTCCGGCTGCGTTCAGATTGTAGAGAACAAGCTTATTGCCTGTGGTCGCGTTCTTGAGCGCAACAACCTTAGGCCCCTGATACCCGAACAAGTCAGGAAGATCAGTAACCAGTCCGACCGGCTCCAAGCCCTCAAAGAAGGCTTGATATTGCAGCGAGCCAGGGGTTGCGTTGCCCAGGTCCAGAACGGCCGGCGCGACGCTGAAGGCGTTTTCTACTTCCGGCCCGAGATATCCCGTCCCGGAAATGCCGCGCGCGCGAATTCGGATAGTTCCGCTGGTCTCGCGTAGGGGGTGCGTGCCGCTGCTGTTGGGGCCGCGATATACGTCCTCGCTGGTTGCCCAGTCGTCGTAGCTGATGCGAACAGCATACTGCGTCGCGCCCGTGCTGCGACCAACGGCCCAGTCCATGAACATCGCGCCGTTGCGCTGCACTGCCTTGGCGCGCACATAGCTAACAGTGACGGATGCGTCGTTCTCGAGCCCACTACTGGGCGGGGGAGGCGGAACAACAATCGGCTCGTCAAGGGCGGACCACACTTGCGGAGCGTCGTAGACCGCCTCGACACCGACCTGCGTATCACCGCTAAAGCTCACCGCACGGATAAGCCAGGCGTCCTGAACCTCTGTCAGCGTGCCGACAACAACAGTCGTCAGAGCCTGTGTCTGGGTGCCCAAAACCTCGTCGAGCGATAGCCCACTAAGTGCTTCAGCCTGCGCGACGTCAGTGGCGTCCAGCGTTAACTGGTCTCCAACCAGCGTTACAGCAACCGGCCCCCATTCCCTGCCGTCGCGGGCTCGGAGGATGGCGTACGGCGATGCTGGCAACTCCATTTCGGAATCGACCGCGAGCACCAGCCCGTCGCGATCCTGCACGCCTGCCGCATAGGTTGCGTCAAAATACCAGTTGTCGATAGCCGCCGAGTCGTTCGGTAGGAACAACCGGCCCGCAAGCTCTGTGGTCAGGCTGCGGCGCTCGCGGCGGTAATAAGCTGTCGCCGCCGCCCACGTCGCAATGTGGATGGCGTGCGCGCCATCTGTAACGCCCGTTGCCGACATCCGTTTGGGGGTCAGCGTTTGCGTGCCGAAAGTGACACGCTTTTCGCGCCTGCGCTTCGGATCACCATCCGCATACCACTCGACAATGACGTCAGCAGAGCCGTCGTTAATGTCGAGGTTGAATGTCTGGCCGCTGGAATCCGTCAGGATTTGTCGTCGGCTGATGACGTGCTTTCGAACCGCTTTCGGCTCATCGCGGACAAGGGTCCAGATGCTGCCCAGTCGAAGCGGCGATGCCCGCATAACGCCGAGGACAGTCGTTGCGGCTTCATAGACCGAAACTGGGCCACGGATAATCGCGCTAAACCGGTCATATTCTGACAGGTTGTCAGAATAGAATTTGAACCGGTCCAGATCCAAAAGGCCGTCATCGATAGCGGCGCCATAATCAGTGTTTCGAAGCACATCGACCGCGGCCCAGACGGCCTTGTCGGTTTCCTCTTCGACCCAGCCAGTAGTGCCACCATACCAGACGGGGAGGACGCGGCTCGTCAGAACCTCAACGTCACCATAAGTTGTGACGCCAAGCTGCTTGCCGGAGCGAATCCGCATGGCAAGCTCGGTCACGCCCGGGCGCGTGATGGTTTCAGCGTTATGGGACCGAAGCCCCTCCCAGACGATTGCATTGGTGACTTCTGCGTCGAAGCCAGACGGATGCGAAACCGTATCCGCTGCCCCGATGTTTCGTGCGCGGACCGTGTAGCGCCCTGATGGCACGTCAACGAGTCGCGTGAACCGCATCGGGCGCGTTGACAGCGTGTTTCCGCCGTCCGCGTAAAGCGTCGTAAATGCACCGGTAGGTGTGCCGTCCTCGTCGCACGGGGCGTACTCGAAAATGACGCCCCAGTCAGTCGGGTACTGCTTACCCTCAAACTTGCCGCTCTGCGGGATAGCGTAGCAGCCAGACGCCAGCGAATAGTCCAGCTGAATGCGTGTCTGCAGCGGCGCGTCGGCTCCAAAATCAAACGGACCCGCATAGTTCGGAAAATCAGCAGCCTTCGGGATTTGGTTGTTGCTGACCGCCTGAACACTGACGACAGAGCCGGGGACAAGCGAAGAAACGCCCCCCGGCGAGATGACTTCAACAGCAGCACCAGTGAACGGCGGCGTAAGTCCGCCGGTAGCAGTCCACATGGTGACGCCGGAAACGCGGATGGCCTTAACGGCATACTTGCCGCAGCCAAGCGTCATGCGCTTGTAAAGAACCTGATCGTCGCCGTCGTATGTGGTGTAGTCCGGCTGACTAAGGTCCGGCGCGTTCCAGCACTTGCCATAGATGACCGGAATTCGGTCTCCGCTGCGCGGCTGGTTGCCGCCGCCCGCAACGCCATAAACTGGCCGGTTGTCAGTGTCGTCAGCCTTGGCCTTCGTCGCCTTCGACAGTAGGTATGATGCGCCCGCCAGCAAGGCCGTCGTGCCGGCTGCCCAGATGACCCCGCCTACCGACGATGTCGCCGCCAGCCCGAGCGCGCCGTTCAGCGCGGCAATGCCCCAGAACTGTCCGACCGCGACAAGGGCGATAGCCGCTACGACGAGCCCGATTGACGCACCCTTGGATCCGCCGCCCCCGCCCCCAGAAGCGCCGCCGCCGCCCATAGGTAGATAAACAATAACGACCGTGTCGTGTTTGCGAACACTGGTGCGCGACCACGTCTTTCGCAGGCAGATAGAGACATCCGCGGCGCTGTCCGCGCGCTTGCGCCTGCACAGCGACACGATGAACGGTCGGCTTTTGTCAGCATGTGCTTTGACGACGGCAGAAAGCAGCCGCCGCCCTTTAGACAGCACGATGCGCTCGCCGGCCTCAAGGCCGTCACAGCGACGAAACAGAATGTCAGCCATTTAATCCGGAATGTAGAATCCGCTAACGACCCAGTTCCGGGCGCGTAGCTCCATCAAAGACTCGAACACGACGCCGTGCGGGTCGTCGGTATGAAGAATGCCGCCTACATCGACGGCAAGATAAACACCGCTGTGAATGGCGGCTCGCTCAGGGCCGTGCCCTTGGCGCGTCATGAAGACCACCGCGCCGTGCTTTGGCGCCTCTACGCGATGCCAGCCCTTGTGCCTGTCACGCCGCTGCATAAGCTTCGCGATTCCTACCTTGCTGCGGGGGTGCTCAATGACCGCAGGCAGAGTGCGCCCGAATATGTCGGCTTGGGCACGGCGCACCAGTTCCCAACAGTGAAGGCCGGTGTAGCTGTATGGCTTGCCGATGTTGGCTGTGATGAATGCGGCGGGGGTCACTGATTGTACAATGCAGGATATGTGTCCAAATCATAAGTCCGCTTCGGAAACGCCTGCATTTCGACCTGTTCGTAATACAGATCGCCCTCGGCACTCAGAGCATTCACGGTAACGGATCCCATCTTCAGACCGTTATATTCGTCGGGATGGTTGAGATCGTTCGTCGAATAGCACCGATACGTCACACTAAACGGCTGGTCCGACGAGATTGCATCGCGAAGTGCTTGCTGCAGAATGCGCGAGACGTTGTCGACTCGAATGCGGGCCTTTGACGATCCGCCCTCATCGAACCCCGGGCGCTGGAAACTGAAATCGACGACCGTAAAAGTGGCTGTTGGATTTCCGGGGACGGGTAAATCAAGAGTTTCGTACTCACCCGGAATACGGACTCCCTTA contains the following coding sequences:
- a CDS encoding serine protease produces the protein MRKLLMSTALCAVLASCAAGSPALVAADQPPAIEYAALADVPAVKLAGATVLLRTGGGHGSGAYIGDGYIVTAAHVVAGGAAVTVKSDDDKERAARVLWINADFDVALLRIKDEMGISVASLGCREPAVGENVSLAGNPASLEFITTYGRIAGKARKVGGLESVMVVDATVAPGMSGGPVFDADGRVVGLVSALMQLPTAMGGVSYLPVSFIVPGSTVCMLLARVD
- a CDS encoding lysozyme; this translates as MSKRAKAALAGAVGAVALATTALIQPWEGLVLKSHWDRYAKIWDICYGETKGVTAGMVKTKAECDAMLDKRVMQDFYIPLTRCIARFEDKPLSWQAAAVSLSYNVGVGEVCNSTAARLAREGRYKESCQAMTRFNRAGGEVVGGLVKRRTNGDATRIGEQELCEAGL
- a CDS encoding host specificity factor TipJ family phage tail protein, with amino-acid sequence MADILFRRCDGLEAGERIVLSKGRRLLSAVVKAHADKSRPFIVSLCRRKRADSAADVSICLRKTWSRTSVRKHDTVVIVYLPMGGGGASGGGGGGSKGASIGLVVAAIALVAVGQFWGIAALNGALGLAATSSVGGVIWAAGTTALLAGASYLLSKATKAKADDTDNRPVYGVAGGGNQPRSGDRIPVIYGKCWNAPDLSQPDYTTYDGDDQVLYKRMTLGCGKYAVKAIRVSGVTMWTATGGLTPPFTGAAVEVISPGGVSSLVPGSVVSVQAVSNNQIPKAADFPNYAGPFDFGADAPLQTRIQLDYSLASGCYAIPQSGKFEGKQYPTDWGVIFEYAPCDEDGTPTGAFTTLYADGGNTLSTRPMRFTRLVDVPSGRYTVRARNIGAADTVSHPSGFDAEVTNAIVWEGLRSHNAETITRPGVTELAMRIRSGKQLGVTTYGDVEVLTSRVLPVWYGGTTGWVEEETDKAVWAAVDVLRNTDYGAAIDDGLLDLDRFKFYSDNLSEYDRFSAIIRGPVSVYEAATTVLGVMRASPLRLGSIWTLVRDEPKAVRKHVISRRQILTDSSGQTFNLDINDGSADVIVEWYADGDPKRRREKRVTFGTQTLTPKRMSATGVTDGAHAIHIATWAAATAYYRRERRSLTTELAGRLFLPNDSAAIDNWYFDATYAAGVQDRDGLVLAVDSEMELPASPYAILRARDGREWGPVAVTLVGDQLTLDATDVAQAEALSGLSLDEVLGTQTQALTTVVVGTLTEVQDAWLIRAVSFSGDTQVGVEAVYDAPQVWSALDEPIVVPPPPPSSGLENDASVTVSYVRAKAVQRNGAMFMDWAVGRSTGATQYAVRISYDDWATSEDVYRGPNSSGTHPLRETSGTIRIRARGISGTGYLGPEVENAFSVAPAVLDLGNATPGSLQYQAFFEGLEPVGLVTDLPDLFGYQGPKVVALKNATTGNKLVLYNLNAAGTAWEPAAAADYVANSITAAAVQAGAITATAMNVDELSAITANMGYVTAGAMDINGRFSVAADGTVTIKNAATGARLVITNTLLQVYDASNVLRVRLGIW
- a CDS encoding DUF1833 family protein — encoded protein: MALSQALEEAYAAVDVSGDLYDTIEINHPTLEAPLRFVKGVRIPGEYETLDLPVPGNPTATFTVVDFSFQRPGFDEGGSSKARIRVDNVSRILQQALRDAISSDQPFSVTYRCYSTNDLNHPDEYNGLKMGSVTVNALSAEGDLYYEQVEMQAFPKRTYDLDTYPALYNQ